The DNA window GCTGCCGCGGCTGACGAAGGCGCTGCCGGCCTCGCTGGCGGCAATTCTGGTCATCTCCGGGCTCGTGGCCGCGCTGGGCATCGACACGAAGACCGTCGGCGACATGGGCTCGATCGCCGGCGGCCTGCCTTCGTTCCACGTGCCGCAAGTGCCCCTGAAGCTCGACACACTGTACGTGGTCCTGCCCTACTCGCTGATCCTGGCTGCCATCGGCCTCATTGAAACCTTGCTGACGCTGAACCTGATCGACGCCATCACCGACACGCGCGGCCGGCCGAACCGTGAAAGCATGGCGCAGGGCCTGGCCAATGTCGCCAGCGGCTTCTTTGCCTCGATGGGCGGCTGCGCGCTGGTGGGACAGAGCATGATCAATATCGACAATGGCGCCCGCCACCGCATTTCGGGGATCACGGCGGCCGTCTTCCTGCTGGGCTTTATCGTGCTGCTGTCGCGCTGGATCGAGATGATTCCGCTGGCGGCGCTGGTGGGGCTGATGTTCGTCGTCTGCGAAAAGACGTTTGCCTGGGGCAGCCTGCAAACGCTGCGCAAGATCCCGCGGCAGGATGCCGTGATCGTCGTGGGCGTGACGGTGATCACCGTGCTGACGGATCTTGCCGTGGCCGTGCTGGCCGGCGTGGTGTTCGCGGCGCTGGTGTTCGCGTGGCAGCACGCGAAGGAAATCCGCGCCGAGGTGTCAACCGATGCGCGCGGCTGGAAAGTCTATACGCTGAAGGGCTCGCTGTTCTTCGCCTCCACGGCGAACTTCGCGGCGCTGTTCGATCCGAAGAACGATCCGGCACACGTGGTGATCGAATTCCGCGATGCGAAAGTGGTCGATCACTCGGCCGTCGAAGCCATCGACACACTGGCCACGCGCTACCAGCAGGCCGGCAAGACGCTGCATCTGCGGCACCTCTCGCCGGATTGCCTGGACATCCTCGGCAATGCCAAAAGCATGGTCGAGGTGAACGAGTTCGAGGACCCGCACTACCACATTGCGGATGACAGGCTGGCGTAACGAAAAAACCGGTGACAGACACCGGTAATCCTGGAACATATGTTTCAGAAAAACTGGTGTCTGTCACCGGTTTTCCGGCGACGTTGCGCTGGTGTTACAGGTTCTCGCTGACGATCACCGGTGCCCCGCCCGACTGTTCGGTGGCAATCTGCGACAGCGCATCGAACAGCTCGCCGCCGTCGCGCGTGTTGATCCAGCGGCCATCGACGCGGCGGTAGTGGAAGCCGCCGGAGCGCGCGGCCACCCACAGTTCCTGCATCGCGGCCTGGCTGTTGACGATGACCTTCGAGCCGTTGTGAAGGAACTCGATCTCGAGCACGTTGCCGTTGCGGCTGCATTCGACATCGAGCCGGTTGTCGTCGTTCAGGCGGTCCAGCGCGGCTTCGATCGCGTTCAGCGTGCTGT is part of the Pseudoduganella lutea genome and encodes:
- the cyaY gene encoding iron donor protein CyaY, which gives rise to MTETEFLDLADSTLNAIEAALDRLNDDNRLDVECSRNGNVLEIEFLHNGSKVIVNSQAAMQELWVAARSGGFHYRRVDGRWINTRDGGELFDALSQIATEQSGGAPVIVSENL
- a CDS encoding SulP family inorganic anion transporter, with translation MSSPTSAQLRTDVLSGITVSLALVPEAIAFALLAQVSPLTGLYAAFIVCLVTSALGGRPGMICGAAGALAVVMTSLVVTHGPEYLFAAVVLMGVFQLLFAAFKLGKFIRMVPHPVMLGFVNGLAIVVFIAQFGHFKMNGQWLQGSALWTMLGLVVLTMAIIYALPRLTKALPASLAAILVISGLVAALGIDTKTVGDMGSIAGGLPSFHVPQVPLKLDTLYVVLPYSLILAAIGLIETLLTLNLIDAITDTRGRPNRESMAQGLANVASGFFASMGGCALVGQSMINIDNGARHRISGITAAVFLLGFIVLLSRWIEMIPLAALVGLMFVVCEKTFAWGSLQTLRKIPRQDAVIVVGVTVITVLTDLAVAVLAGVVFAALVFAWQHAKEIRAEVSTDARGWKVYTLKGSLFFASTANFAALFDPKNDPAHVVIEFRDAKVVDHSAVEAIDTLATRYQQAGKTLHLRHLSPDCLDILGNAKSMVEVNEFEDPHYHIADDRLA